TCGAAAGATTTTTTCAGCTGCCGGAATAACTCGTAATAAATTTGAAGAAGCTGTCGCAAAAATGCGCGGGGGGCGGAAAGTGACGGATGACTCTCCAGAGGGAACGATGGAAGCGTTGAAAAAATACGCGCGAGATCTTACACAGGCGGCAAACGAAGGAAAATTGGACCCCGTTATCGGGCGCGATGAAGAGATTCGTCGTGTTATTCAGGTGCTATCTCGCAGAACGAAGAATAATCCGGTCTTGATCGGCGAACCCGGCGTCGGTAAAACCGCCATAGCTGAAGGTCTTGCGTTGAGGATCGTCAAGGGCGACGTGCCTGAAGCACTTAAAAATAAAAAGCTGATGTCACTCGACATGGGGGCTTTGATCGCTGGCGCAAAGTATCGCGGTGAGTTTGAAGACCGTTTAAAGGCAGTCATTCGGGAAGTGACCGAAGCGCAGGGAAATATCGTACTCTTTATCGATGAAATGCACACGCTGGTTGGCGCCGGTAAGTCAGAGGGCTCGATGGACGCTGGTCAACTACTTAAGCCTGCGCTGGCGCGCGGGGAACTTCGTTGCATTGGCGCAACAACCCTTGATGAGTATCAAAAATATATCGAAAAAGATGCGGCTCTTGAACGGCGATTTCAACAAGTCATGGTCAACGAACCATCGATTGAAGACGCGGTGACGATTTTGCGAGGGTTAAAGGAAAAGTACGAAGTTCACCACGGGGTTCGCATTCGCGATTCCGCACTTATTGCGGCCGTTAAACTTTCGCACCGGTATATCACATCGCGATTTTTGCCAGACAAAGCGATTGATCTGATGGATGAGGCAGCTAGCCGTCTAGCGATAGAAATTGGTAGTGTTCCCGCTGAAGTAGACACGCTTGAACGTGAACGCATGCAACTTCAGGTCGAGCGAGAAGCGCTTCGACGAGAAAAAGATGAAGCGAGCACTGATCGTCTGGAGCTGATCGAAGAAGAGCTTAGTATACTTGATGAAAAGGTTTCTAAGCTGCGTTCGCAGTGGGAGGCCGAGAAAAAGGGCATCAATGAACTAAAGGAAACGAAAGAAAAAACTGACGCAGTTCGTATGGAAATTGAACGCGCCGAACGCTCTGGCCAGTTAGAAAAAGCGGCCGAGTTGAAGTACGGAAAACTTCCTGAGCTTGAGCGGAAATTGAAGCTTTTGAATGAACAAGCCGAAGCGAAACAGCCCAATGGCGAACGCATGCTGCGCGAAGAAGTCGGTCCAGAGGAAATCGCAGAAGTCGTCGCCAAGTGGACGGGAATCCCTGTTTCTCGAATGCTGCTTGCCGAACAAGAGCGCCTACTGAAAATGGAAGAGAGCCTCCGTAAGCGCGTCGTCGGACAAGATCATGCGTTGGTGGTTGTTGCGGACGCCATTCGAAGGGCACGTGCGGAAATTTCAGATCCCAATCGCCCTGTGGGTACGTTTTTATTCCTAGGACCAACGGGCGTTGGAAAAACTGAAACTGTGAAGGCCGTTGCCGAATTTTTATTCGACACCGATCAGGCTGTGATCCGCATCGACATGAGTGAATACATGGAAAAGCATTCCGTTTCACGTCTTGTTGGCGCCCCCCCAGGATACGTCGGCTATGAAGAGGGTGGACAGCTGACAGAGCAAGTTCGCAGAAAACCATATTCGGTGATTTTGCTAGACGAAGTAGAAAAAGCACACCCGGATGTTTTCAATATCCTCTTGCAAGTTCTTGATGAGGGACGTTTGACCGACGGGCAAGGTCGCACGGTCGATTTCAAAAACTCGGTTTTGGTCATGACGTCAAATATCGGCTCACATGCGATCATGGATCCTGATCTCACCAAAGAAAAGCGAGAAGCGATCGTTCAAGAGGCGCTGCACGCTCACTTTCGGCCCGAGTTTTTAAATCGAATTGATGAGACCGTTATGTTCAATCAGTTGAAAGCGGATCAATTGGACGGCATCGTTAGCATTCAGCTCGAGGCCGTGGTAAAGCGCTTGGCGGACAAAAAAGTTGATCTCGCGTTTACCCCAGAGGCGAAGCGATGGTTGGCGGCTAAAGGTTACGATCCTGTCTTTGGAGCGCGGCCATTGAAGCGAGTGATTCAAGGATTTGTT
The nucleotide sequence above comes from Deltaproteobacteria bacterium. Encoded proteins:
- the clpB gene encoding ATP-dependent chaperone ClpB, whose protein sequence is MTVKAQEAMQAAAKMAESRSHSAVEPEHLLFQLVTQTDGFVPNLIVASGGQLPTVKSGLETAMARMPQVTGSAKRVVASPRLITIFNRAEVEMKALGDEYISTEHFALAVLHDSAPSDVRKIFSAAGITRNKFEEAVAKMRGGRKVTDDSPEGTMEALKKYARDLTQAANEGKLDPVIGRDEEIRRVIQVLSRRTKNNPVLIGEPGVGKTAIAEGLALRIVKGDVPEALKNKKLMSLDMGALIAGAKYRGEFEDRLKAVIREVTEAQGNIVLFIDEMHTLVGAGKSEGSMDAGQLLKPALARGELRCIGATTLDEYQKYIEKDAALERRFQQVMVNEPSIEDAVTILRGLKEKYEVHHGVRIRDSALIAAVKLSHRYITSRFLPDKAIDLMDEAASRLAIEIGSVPAEVDTLERERMQLQVEREALRREKDEASTDRLELIEEELSILDEKVSKLRSQWEAEKKGINELKETKEKTDAVRMEIERAERSGQLEKAAELKYGKLPELERKLKLLNEQAEAKQPNGERMLREEVGPEEIAEVVAKWTGIPVSRMLLAEQERLLKMEESLRKRVVGQDHALVVVADAIRRARAEISDPNRPVGTFLFLGPTGVGKTETVKAVAEFLFDTDQAVIRIDMSEYMEKHSVSRLVGAPPGYVGYEEGGQLTEQVRRKPYSVILLDEVEKAHPDVFNILLQVLDEGRLTDGQGRTVDFKNSVLVMTSNIGSHAIMDPDLTKEKREAIVQEALHAHFRPEFLNRIDETVMFNQLKADQLDGIVSIQLEAVVKRLADKKVDLAFTPEAKRWLAAKGYDPVFGARPLKRVIQGFVLNPLAKDLIAGKIKAGEKITVGVGKGVGVDGLTFDIDPVH